In Lycorma delicatula isolate Av1 chromosome 10, ASM4794821v1, whole genome shotgun sequence, a genomic segment contains:
- the LOC142331003 gene encoding uncharacterized protein LOC142331003, protein MAYQRQNWQTNESGILRKKDENEEELLVFGYSCKLFRDDEKALYIDQGKHLIPWMGDDSLRIDRYDVRGALYDLTQYEAISGHQEELFWINLSNEERRIEQLCDEERYRALTHNEDEEALYQEEELKRLHQALGSDKTYGQVSYSYEEENGESEKPVQESNQTDDSDEPFIAPPELDVPEDMVLPETVKLNAIIEKTAIFIIQQGSQMEIILKMKQASNPQFEFLSYHSALHGYYRHVLMAIKSGRYRPKVQNSSTDSKSNEENTSDQNYYLHHSLSQAPTSSFNLAPSIPSINYKPSTDCAYSMLVNKIRGNQNKFNLLNKVTETKESTVIPEKNVKENKIEEPDMSSKNYSELEVPDESDEEHNDSEKSLKPSSPLPVITRSGRRKRRKRQQGAFAYNDSFNDESVDGAQFETAQETELPHEVSSEQGPEVDSTLQLADDIPPADLQLIIDKMASYVAKNGRDFEEIVRSKDDPRFYFLDTTNPYYNYYRKKVEYFEQLEKPVENVNEDSNSNTIVNINTNVTTVITTAVTATTTTTTAANSSSVENNDKIEEEKSVKNGDINKNKTVDDKKQTTHKPNPVCFSIKRPKECEGLEIKSALPIEESSEDEEGGGGDDGGGSNDKEVSDNTKTNNETVDLSEELNTNVKNNIDKGNTSNSVTEKWAEERVKDKLAAAAREKLVSKEREKQLQLERKRRAAAFLNLIQKSNKKPSLSPEKSQTQPIMIGPQLPDDFKNDEKSDSDGVQDDNDGDNDNSDSVSSPPSSVTSPEVTIIGESTITNSQSPKRKDKELKLTESLSSSHKLKHSKHSVDKYEHNLRSRSDVEFRHKHRKRKRSRSPVRRHHSTHSSRTHYHSSHREGKHRKHHRHRKDRHHSDRDRDRDYNSSLHRRHKHYKSKKHKRRDDKKYIESSSSDDSDSE, encoded by the coding sequence atggcctACCAGAGACAAAATTGGCAAACAAATGAATCAGGTATACTTCGGAAAAaggatgaaaatgaagaggaactATTAGTGTTTGGTTATTCTTGTAAATTATTTAGAGATGACGAAAAAGCATTATACATTGATCAGGGTAAACATTTAATTCCATGGATGGGTGATGATTCATTACGAATTGATAGATATGATGTGCGTGGTGCTCTGTACGACCTTACTCAGTATGAAGCGATATCAGGTCATCAAGAAGAATTATTTTGgattaatttatcaaatgaagAACGTAGAATCGAACAATTATGTGATGAAGAACGTTATAGAGCCCTAACCCACAATGAAGATGAAGAAGCTCTTTATCAAGAGGAAGAACTGAAACGGTTACATCAGGCACTGGGAAGTGATAAAACTTATGGTCAGGTGTCATATAGTTACGAAGAAGAAAACGGAGAAAGTGAAAAACCAGTACAAGAGTCGAATCAGACTGATGATTCCGATGAACCGTTCATAGCACCTCCTGAATTAGATGTACCTGAAGATATGGTGTTGCCTGAAACCGTTAAATTAAATGCCATTATAGAAAAAACTGCCATTTTTATAATTCAGCAGGGATCTCAAAtggaaataatcttaaaaatgaaaCAGGCATCAAATCCTCAATTTGAATTTCTTTCATACCATTCTGCTTTGCATGGCTATTATAGACATGTATTAATGGCAATTAAATCTGGGCGATATAGACCCAAAGTTCAAAATAGTTCAACAGACAGTAAATCAAATGAAGAAAATACTTCTGaccagaattattatttacatcatagCTTATCACAAGCACCAACTTCATCATTTAATTTGGCACCATCGATTCCCAGCATTAATTATAAACCTTCCACTGACTGTGCATATTCTAtgcttgtaaataaaattcgtggaaatcaaaataaatttaatttattaaataaagtgacTGAAACTAAAGAATCTACTGTTATacctgaaaaaaatgttaaagaaaataagatCGAAGAACCAGATATGTCATCAAAGAATTATAGTGAGCTTGAAGTGCCTGATGAAAGCGATGAAGAGCACAATGAttctgaaaaaagtttaaaaccatCTAGTCCACTGCCTGTAATAACTCGTTCAGGTAGAAGAAAACGCAGAAAAAGACAGCAAGGAGCTTTTGCTTATAATGATTCATTTAATGATGAATCTGTAGATGGAGCACAATTTGAAACCGCCCAAGAAACTGAATTGCCACATGAAGTCAGCTCCGAACAAGGACCTGAAGTAGATTCTACATTACAATTAGCAGATGATATTCCACCTGCAGATCttcaattaattattgataaaatggcTAGTTATGTTGCAAAAAATGGTAGAGATTTTGAAGAAATAGTTAGAAGTAAAGATGAccctagattttattttttagacacAACAAAtccatattataattattatcgtaAGAAGGTTGAATATTTTGAACAGTTAGAGAAACCTGTAGAAAATGTTAATGAAGATTCTAATTCGAATACTatagttaatattaatactaatgttACTACTGTTATTACTACAGCTGTAACTGCTACTACAACTACAACTACTGCTGCTAACTCTTCTTCGGTAGAAAATAATGATAAGATTGAAGAAGAGAAATCAGTTAAAAATGGTGATATTAATAAGAATAAGACTGTGGATGATAAAAAACAAACGACACATAAACCAAATCCtgtatgtttttcaataaaaagaccTAAAGAATGTGAAGGATTAGAAATTAAAAGTGCATTGCCGATTGAAGAAAGTTCAGAAGATGAAGAAGGAGGTGGTGGTGATGACGGTGGAGGGAGTAATGATAAAGAAGTTTCTGACAatacaaaaactaataatgaaaCTGTTGATCTATCGGAAGAATTGAATACCAATGTGAAAAATAACATCGATAAAGGTAATACTAGTAATAGTGTTACAGAAAAGTGGGCTGAAGAACGTGTTAAAGATAAATTAGCAGCGGCTGCAAGGGAAAAATTAGTATcaaaagagagagaaaaacaattacaacttGAACGTAAAAGACGAGCAGcggcatttttaaatttaatacaaaaaagtaataaaaaaccatCTCTATCACCTGAAAAATCACAAACACAACCTATCATGATTGGACCGCAGTTACcagatgattttaaaaatgatgaaaaatcagATTCAGATGGTGTTCAGGATGACAATGATGGTGATAATGATAATTCAGATTCTGTTTCATCCCCGCCTTCTTCTGTAACTTCACCAGAAGTTACGATAATAGGTGAAAGTACTATTACAAATTCACAGAGTCCAAAACGAAAAgataaggaattaaaattaacagaatcaTTATCGTCATCTCACAAATTAAAACACTCTAAACATTCAGTAGATAAATATGAGCATAATTTAAGAAGTAGAAGCGATGTAGAATTTAGACATAAACATAGAAAAAGGAAAAGATCGAGATCGCCTGTAAGAAGGCATCATTCAACTCATTCTAGTAGAACACATTATCATAGTAGTCATAGAGAAGGAAAACATCGTAAACATCATAGACATCGTAAAGATAGGCATCATAGTGATAGAGATAGGGATAGAGATTATAATAGTAGTCTGCATCGTAGacataaacattataaaagtaaaaagcatAAAAGAagagatgataaaaaatatattgaatctaGTAGTAGTGATGACTCTgattctgaataa